The genomic region CCTTTGTATTGAAGCGGACAGTACATGTGAAGGATTTTCTGGTGTCGGTTGTGATGGTAACATCTTGGCCTGCTCTTATCTCACAGATTTTACTTGGTAGGTGAATTGTATAGCGCTCGAGACCTGTTAATACTAGTGTATCAGCATTCTCCAGCCTTGAAACAAAATGTTATGATCCCTATACCGACCAGATTCTCTCTCGAAGCTCTTAGCAATCACTGCTTTGACTCCCTAAACAAAGGGGAGGAAAGGTGAATTATATTGATAGATAAGATGAgctagaaacaaaaaaaaaaaaacacatggCATTTAGATGTATTTGGCTATTTGCACCACTAACATTGGGCCTTTGGCCGCCCAATCTCGTGAGCTGCCGCTTCCATAATCTGATCCAGCTAAGATAATGGTGTCCTGCCCGGTGGCCTTGTACTTCTGCGAGTAGATGATATTCCGTATTTATTAAATAGGGTCTAAGCTTAAGTCATGTATTTCTAAATACTGATGCTAACACGCACCATTGCAGCATCATATACATTGAGTTTATCTCCTGTTGGGACATGAA from Gossypium raimondii isolate GPD5lz chromosome 1, ASM2569854v1, whole genome shotgun sequence harbors:
- the LOC105786761 gene encoding LOW QUALITY PROTEIN: aconitate hydratase, cytoplasmic (The sequence of the model RefSeq protein was modified relative to this genomic sequence to represent the inferred CDS: inserted 4 bases in 2 codons), which produces MGGKIGEIGLRKKENVFRALKKRDFNTYGSRRGNDEVMARGAFANILLVNKLLKGEVSPKIIHVPTGDKLNVYDAAMKYKATGQDTIILAGSDYGSGSSRDWAAKGPMLVGVKAVIAKSFERXNLVGIGIITFCFKAGEXADTLVLTGLERYTIHLPSKICEIRAGQDVTITTDTRKSFTCTVRFNTKVELAYFNHGAILPFIIQNLNKE